Proteins encoded together in one Drosophila albomicans strain 15112-1751.03 chromosome 2R, ASM965048v2, whole genome shotgun sequence window:
- the LOC117575540 gene encoding calcyphosin-like protein, translating to MPREDLFSKEAALKNQAKRELANGLEKDSIYKLRLQCFSRGATGILGLARAFRVMDDDGSKTLNLEEFKKGIIDIGLDVNESDIDDMFKRFDTDNNGTINMTEFLVKLRPPMSASRLDIIAKAFNKLDKNGDGQITVADLKNVYSVRDHPKYLSGEMTEKEILVDFLKNFEAGAPNPDGIVTKEEFDNYYATISASIDNDAYFDLVLRRAYKL from the exons ATGCCACGCGAGGACTTATTCTCCAAGGAAGCGGCGCTGAAGAACCAAGCGAAGCGTGAGCTGGCCAATGGACTCGAAAAGGACTCAATCTACAAATTGCGCCTGCAGTGCTTCAGCCGTGGCGCCACCGGCATCTTGGGCCTTGCCAG AGCGTTTCGTGTAATGGACGATGATGGCAGCAAGACTCTCAATCTAGAAGAGTTCAAAAAGGGCATCATTGATATCGGACTGGATGTTAACGAATCAGATATTGACGATATGTTCAAGCG tTTCGATACTGATAATAATGGCACCATAAACATGACAGAATTTCTAGTCAAACTTCGT ccACCAATGAGTGCATCTCGCTTGGACATTATTGCCAAAGCCTTTAATAAACTGGACAAAAATGGAGATGGACAAATTACAGTGGCTGATTTAAAGAATGTTTATTCAGTTCGCGATCATCCAAAGTATTTGAGTGGCGAAATGACTGAAAAGGAAATTTTGGTCGATTTCCTCAAGAACTTTGAAGCTGGTGCTCCTAATCCAGATGGCATTGTAACCAAAGAAGAGTTTGATAACTATTATGCGACAATCAGTGCCTCAATTGATAATGATGCATACTTTGATTTGGTCCTGCGTCGTGCCTATAAACTCTAA